The nucleotide sequence TCAGCCTTGTTGCACAATGTGTGACGCTTTCAATATTGTCTTTTCCACCTATGTTTTTTAATATCTCTTCAGCTGCTTTCCTATAGTCCATTTTTTAAACCCCTTTCTTTTTTTAAATAAAAAAACCCGGATTCAAAAACATCTAAATATAGTCTTATTATTTAGCTTCCCATTTTTTAATGACACTAAACAATTTTAGATATCTTCTAACCGAGTTTTGCCTGCTTAACCAGTAACAATCTCATTATTTGGTTTTATTTTCATCTATCAACCTCTGCAAGTGAATGCACAGGTAGACAATTTCGTCTCTTCCTACTTTGTAATCGTGATTCTTTTGGATGTAGTCTTTAATCCTTTCTGCTGCGTGAAATGCCTGTTGATAGTTGTCTCTCATATGCCCGTAGAACGGGGTCTCCATGTTAACGCTATTTTTTTTGCCTACGATGCGCTGAGCAAAGAATCTGATATGGGTGACGAGCCTTTCATAAGATAGACTTGAATCATCGTAGTCTATTCTTAAGGTGTATTTTATAAGATTCAATATGTCTTGAACCATCTCTGTAATATCCACGGTGTTAGGCATTTCCTCCCCCATGGTGGCATTGATCAAGTGAAGTGCGATAAATCCAGCCTCATCCTCAGGCATTTCCATGCCAAGTCTCTTTCCTATAAGCTCCAATCCCCACAAACCGGTTTTAAACTCCTTTTTGTAAAGCTTTTTTATTTCCCATAGAAGATGATTTTTTATGACTAGGCCATTTTTGTGTCTATGTACTGCAAAAGATATATGGTCGGCTAGGGCGATGTGGATGTTGTTTTCAAGCTTTCTTTCCAGTATTTTTTCTCCGTAGATTATTATTTCTTCAGAGATGTCCAAAAGGGCAGGAGATATTTCCTTAATCATCTGTTCATAAATATCTGCTTCTCTTTCGTCCTTCAAGGTGAAGATTTTTTCGATTTTATCCTTTTCTATGATATCCCCGCCAGCCTTTTGAAAAGCTATGCCCTTTCCCATAACAACGATCTCTTTACCTGTATCTTCTTGATGGGAAATTACCACGTTGTTGTTGAGTATCTTTCTAATCCGCATCCTCATCTCCCCGTCTCCGACTATTAATTATCAAGCACGGTATCCTATGCAACAAAAAAACCCGAACCAAAACCCCCAGGGGCCGACTCAGGTTTTGCCTGCTTTACCAGTAACAATCCAGATATAAAACTTCACATTCGCTTATTTCTGATTTAATCTTACAAAATTTCTGACGATATGTCAATAAAGTTCAGGAATTTATTTTCTTTTATCTATTACTTCTAATGAAGACATGGCACCCATTTTTGTGCATACCATTGCTGCCACCTTGTTTGCTCTAGCTGTTATCCCCTCCAGCACCGCAAAATCATTTAAGGCTTCTCTGCTATTTCCTTCAATCATCAAACCGCTTAAAAAAGCGCCTACGAATGCGTCCCCAGCTCCCGTAGTATCAACAGGCTTAATTTTTATGCTGGGAATCAACACCCGCTTATCTGAACTTGCCAACAACGTACCGCTGCTCCCAAGGGTGATGGCCGCGATTCCTTTAAAGCTTTCAAATAGCGTATCCAGTGCATCATCTGGATTTCCCTTTTCAAATATCATCAACAGCTCCTCGTCAGAAAGCTTAACAAAATCCGATTTATTGACATATTCAATCGCCAATAGTACAAACTCTTCTTTTCTTTCTTTCCAAAGGTCTTCTCTGTAGTTTGGATCAAAGGATATTATTCCGCCATTTATTTTAGCTAGCTTGATAGCCTCTTCATATGAATTTTTCAACTTGCCACCCAATAGTGCTGTAGCAGATCCCAAGTGCAATACTTCACATTTTTCGTATCTTGCTTTAAAACCGGTTAATTCATATTCTGCATCTGCTCCTCTGTCAAATACAAAGTCCCTTTCTCCATCATCCATTATAGATACAAATGCCTTGGTAGTCCTTCCTTTTCTTTGAATCATGGAAGTATCCACTCCAAAATGCTCAACGGACGCAATCAGAAAATCGCCGAATGGATCCTCTCCAACACAACCTGCAAAGCTGGCATTTACTCCTATTTTTGCTGCAGCTGCCGCCACATTTGCAGGAGCTCCTCCAGCTTTTTTCAGGAAATTCTCCCCTTCTTTTAAGTTTTTACCCACGTCCTGACAAATGAAATCTATCAGAAGTTCTCCGATGCAAATGAGCTCTTTATTCACGATAACACCCCTCGTATGATTTTTATTTAATTCTATTCCATTTAACTGTAAAAATCAACTTCTCATATTTTCCATTTTCGCTTTTAGTCTTTTATTGCAATATTCATCCGGTTACTTATTGCGGTTGGGCTTCAAGCGTGATAATATCATAATGTATGCAATAAGATATTGTTAATGGAAGGATAGTTGCAATGAATAAAACTGAACTTTTAGGCCGCTGGACAAAAGAAAAATCAGAAGAGCTTTACGGCATCAAAAACTGGGGAGCAGGATACTTTTCAATATCTGACAAGGGCGAAGTCATGGTTAACCCTTATATGAAAAACAAGGAATCGGACACCAGCCTAATGGATATAATTTCAGGCATTAGAGAAAGAGGGCTGGATATGCCCGTTTTGTTGAGATTTGAAAACCTGTTGGACGCGCAGATCTCGTTTCTGAACGAATCATTCAACAATGCTATAAAAACCCTTAATTACCAAGGTTTTTATAGGGGCGTTTATCCGATTAAAGTAAACCAACAGCAGCAAGTAATAGAAGAAGTTACAAAATTCGGCCAAAGGTACCATCATGGTTTGGAAGTAGGCAGCAAGCCAGAACTTATTGCGGCTCTTTCTCTTTTAAAAGACAAGGAAGCCTGCCTTATATGCAACGGCTACAAAGACGAAGAGTTCATAGATCTTTGCCTATATGCAGTAAAGATGGGCTTTAATTGCTTTTTCGTTATCGAGATACCCGGGGAACTCGACTTGCTCCTTGCAAGATCCGAAGCGCTGGGAATAAAGCCGAACATCGGAATAAGAATCAAGCTTTCAGCCAAAGCAGGAGGCCATTGGACCGACTCCGGTGGGGATAGAAGCATTTTTGGACTAAACGTCTCCCAAGTCATAACCATGGTTGACAAACTCAAAGAATGCAACATGCTGGATTCTCTAAAACTGATGCACTACCACCTGGGTTCACAGATTCCCAACATAAGAGATATTCGTTCTGCTGTCCTGGAAGCTACCAGGGTATATGCGGAGCTGGTCAAAGAAGGAGCTCCTATGGGTTACCTGGATCTCGGAGGCGGGCTTGCCGTTGATTATGATGGATCGAATACAAACTACACAAACAGCAGAAACTACTCAGTAGAAGAATATTGCACCGACATCGTAGAAGCAGTCATGTCCATACTCGATCCTAGTGAGATACCACACCCGGTAATTGTGACTGAATCCGGCAGAACCACTGTAGCCTACTACTCGGTACTTTTATTCAATGTTCTTGATGTAGAAAAACTCGAAGAATACGAAATTCCTGAATCTCTGAAAGATGAGACTCCTGAGCAGATAAAAAATCTATTTGAAGTATATAAGAGCCTGACTCTTAAAAATATCCAAGAGTGCTACAACGACGCTCTATACTACAGGGATCAAATCAGAGAGATGTTCAAGCATGGAAGCATCACCCTTAGGGAGAGGTCTTTTTCTGAAAAGATATTTTGGAGCCTTATCAGCAAGATCTCCAAGGAAAAGCAAAAGCTTAAAAACCCCCCACCTGATCTGGAAGATTTGGAAAGCGCCATTGCAGATATCTACTACTGCAACTTCTCGGTATTCCAGTCTATACCCGACAGCTGGGCTATTGATCAGCTCTTTCCCATAATGCCTCTACACAGGTTGACGGAACTTCCCAAAAGAAATGCAATAATAGCGGATATTACCTGTGACTGTGACGGTAAGATTGACAGGTTCATAGATCTTCACGATGTAAGAAATACTTTGCCGCTGCACGATGTAAAAAACGGCGATGATTATTACCTGGGCGTTTTTCTTGTAGGGGCATACCAAGAAACCTTGGGAGATCTCCACAATCTCTTTGGTGATACAAATGTCGTCAGCGTAAGAATCTATCCTGACGGTGACTATGATTTTGTCAAGGAAATCCATGGTGATAGTGTCGCAGATGTACTCTCATATGTTGAGTTTGATCCTAAAGACATGATAGAAAGATTCCGGGAAACTGCCGAAGCAGCCATACGCGAAGGCCTTATCGACCCAACCGACCGGCGGGAGATCATGAAAGCTTATGATACAGGTTTAAGAGGATATACATACTACGAGAGATAACTAACTCAATTGCGATTAAATAAAATTTAATCGCAATTATTTTTGTTTATAATTATTTTTTTGTGGTATATTATGTTATATGAATTCGTTGTAAATTCAAATTATTATTTACGATGGATTAATTTTTTTTCAAAGATGAATGGAGGCAATTATGGAAAATCAAAAGACACTGCAAAATTTAATGGAAGCATTCGCTGGTGAATCTCAAGCGAACAGAAAATACCTGGCTTATGCGCAAAAAGCTGAAGCTGACGGAAAGAAAAATGCTGCTAAATTATTCAAGGCGGCTTCTGATGCCGAAACCTTGCATGCTCTTAAGCATTTTGAAGTGGCAGGAAAAATCAAAACTACAGAAGATAATCTTAATGACGCTGTTGAAGGAGAAAACCACGAATACCAAAGCATGTATCCTGAATTTTTAGAAGTAGCTAAGGCAGAAGGCAACAAAGAAGCAATAAGAACATTTACTTTTGCCTTGAAAGCAGAAGAAGTTCACGCCAACCTTTACAAAGAAGCATTGGAAAACCTGGATAGCGAAGAAGAAGTATTCTATTACTTATGCCCTGTCTGTGGAAACATAGAAAAATCAATACCTGATAAATGCTTCATCTGTGGAGTGCCGGGAGACAAGTTCATTAAATATTAAAGAAATAAAGGGTGGAGAAATCTTAAAAAGATTTTTCTACCCTTTTGTCTATTCTGATATAGTCCCCGCCGACAAATGAATCATAACAAAGTATTTTAACTCCCTCATCTCTTGCTTTTATAAGGGTATTGGAAAATTCCAGGTCCCTTTCATAGTTTGGCGAAAATATATGAGGATGATTCATCTGCACCAAAAAAAACACGTAATTTTCATACCCTTCATTCTGGAGCCTTATTAGTTCCTTAAGATGCTTTGTTCCTCTAAGTGTGGGAGCATCTGGAAACCTGGCATGGCCAACCTCTTCCAATGTCACCCCCTTAACTTCGATAAACCCCTTTGCCCCATCCTTTTCATAATAAAAATCAAATCTTGAATTTCCATAAGATGCTTCTCTTTTCAATTTATAGGGTTTTCCTATCTCGATGATTTTCCCTTGAAGAA is from Alkalibacter saccharofermentans DSM 14828 and encodes:
- a CDS encoding rubrerythrin family protein — encoded protein: MENQKTLQNLMEAFAGESQANRKYLAYAQKAEADGKKNAAKLFKAASDAETLHALKHFEVAGKIKTTEDNLNDAVEGENHEYQSMYPEFLEVAKAEGNKEAIRTFTFALKAEEVHANLYKEALENLDSEEEVFYYLCPVCGNIEKSIPDKCFICGVPGDKFIKY
- the sfsA gene encoding DNA/RNA nuclease SfsA produces the protein MIYQRVKEGVFLDRPNRFIANVIIDGKREVVHVKNTGRCREILMEGAKVYLQKSINPNRKTAYDLIAVEKRVSEEKKITINIDSQIPNNVVEEAILQGKIIEIGKPYKLKREASYGNSRFDFYYEKDGAKGFIEVKGVTLEEVGHARFPDAPTLRGTKHLKELIRLQNEGYENYVFFLVQMNHPHIFSPNYERDLEFSNTLIKARDEGVKILCYDSFVGGDYIRIDKRVEKSF
- a CDS encoding carbohydrate kinase family protein yields the protein MNKELICIGELLIDFICQDVGKNLKEGENFLKKAGGAPANVAAAAAKIGVNASFAGCVGEDPFGDFLIASVEHFGVDTSMIQRKGRTTKAFVSIMDDGERDFVFDRGADAEYELTGFKARYEKCEVLHLGSATALLGGKLKNSYEEAIKLAKINGGIISFDPNYREDLWKERKEEFVLLAIEYVNKSDFVKLSDEELLMIFEKGNPDDALDTLFESFKGIAAITLGSSGTLLASSDKRVLIPSIKIKPVDTTGAGDAFVGAFLSGLMIEGNSREALNDFAVLEGITARANKVAAMVCTKMGAMSSLEVIDKRK
- the licT gene encoding BglG family transcription antiterminator LicT; amino-acid sequence: MRMRIRKILNNNVVISHQEDTGKEIVVMGKGIAFQKAGGDIIEKDKIEKIFTLKDEREADIYEQMIKEISPALLDISEEIIIYGEKILERKLENNIHIALADHISFAVHRHKNGLVIKNHLLWEIKKLYKKEFKTGLWGLELIGKRLGMEMPEDEAGFIALHLINATMGEEMPNTVDITEMVQDILNLIKYTLRIDYDDSSLSYERLVTHIRFFAQRIVGKKNSVNMETPFYGHMRDNYQQAFHAAERIKDYIQKNHDYKVGRDEIVYLCIHLQRLIDENKTK
- the speA gene encoding biosynthetic arginine decarboxylase, yielding MNKTELLGRWTKEKSEELYGIKNWGAGYFSISDKGEVMVNPYMKNKESDTSLMDIISGIRERGLDMPVLLRFENLLDAQISFLNESFNNAIKTLNYQGFYRGVYPIKVNQQQQVIEEVTKFGQRYHHGLEVGSKPELIAALSLLKDKEACLICNGYKDEEFIDLCLYAVKMGFNCFFVIEIPGELDLLLARSEALGIKPNIGIRIKLSAKAGGHWTDSGGDRSIFGLNVSQVITMVDKLKECNMLDSLKLMHYHLGSQIPNIRDIRSAVLEATRVYAELVKEGAPMGYLDLGGGLAVDYDGSNTNYTNSRNYSVEEYCTDIVEAVMSILDPSEIPHPVIVTESGRTTVAYYSVLLFNVLDVEKLEEYEIPESLKDETPEQIKNLFEVYKSLTLKNIQECYNDALYYRDQIREMFKHGSITLRERSFSEKIFWSLISKISKEKQKLKNPPPDLEDLESAIADIYYCNFSVFQSIPDSWAIDQLFPIMPLHRLTELPKRNAIIADITCDCDGKIDRFIDLHDVRNTLPLHDVKNGDDYYLGVFLVGAYQETLGDLHNLFGDTNVVSVRIYPDGDYDFVKEIHGDSVADVLSYVEFDPKDMIERFRETAEAAIREGLIDPTDRREIMKAYDTGLRGYTYYER